The candidate division WOR-3 bacterium genomic sequence GCCGACGTGGAGAAAAGCCAGCAGGAGTACGAGGCAGAGAAGAGAGTCTAGAACAAGTCAAAGGCCGAAAGGCAGAAGCCAAGAGCCAAATCTGTCGGACCGGGCGGGTTTGACTGTTGGCTTCTAGCTTGTAGCCTGTGAGCCTCTGGCCGGCTACTTCTTTCCGCTGCGTCCGGGCTCTTCCAGAGGAATGCCCTTCGCGCAAAAGGGGCAGGCCGAGGGCTCGTAGGTCGCCACCTGCTGGCGGAATGCTCCGAAAAGAGGTGCGCCGAAGTCGACCCCGGCGCTTCGGTCTACGTAGACTCCGACGCCGATGACCTTTGCCCCGGACGGCTCGATCGCGGCAAGGGTCTCTTTGATGGACCCGCCGGTTGTCAGCACGTCATCAACCACCAGCACGCGGTCCTCTGCTCCGAGCCGGAACCCCCGTCCGATCTTGCGCCCCAACTCCGCCTTCTCTGCGATGACGCACCGGGACCCGAGCTGCCGGGCGACTTCGTAGGCGATGATGATGCCGCCGGTCGTGGGTCCGCAGACGACGCTCGCATTCTCCTTGCGGAACCGGTCAGCAACTGCCGCGGCAAATGCTTCGCAGACCGGAGGCTGTTCGAGAATCCGGAATTTCTCAAAGTACTTGTCCGAGTGCTTCCCCGATGTCAGCAGGAAGTGCCCCTCCCGCAGAACGCCGTACTTCTTGAGTAATCCTCCCAGGTCTTGTGCCATCTATCCTCCCATCTGCTTTCGGATGTCCGCTATCGCGGCGAGCGGGTCCGGCGCTTCGTATATCGGCCTGCCGACAACGATGTAGTCCGCGCCCGCCTTCGCTGCCTCGGCCGGAGTCAGAGTCCGCGCCTGGTCATCGCGGGAAGTCCGAACGCCGATTTCCGAAGGCCGAGGTCCGGATTCGGCACCGCCGTTCGACGTTCGGCGTTCGGCGCTTGGCGTTTGCGCGAGCCTGATGCCCGGTGTGACCACCACGAACTCCCTGCCACACGCCTCTTTCACCACGCCGATTTCGTGCGGCGAGCAGACGACACCGTCGCAGCCCGACTCCTTTGCCAGACGTGCCAACGCCATGACGCGTTCCGCAACCGGCTGACGGCAACCGGTCACGCGTTCAAGTTCGGCCTCATCCAGGCTGGTTAGTACCGTAACGCCGAGGACCAGCGGCCGTTTCACGCCGAAGGTCGCCGAGGCCTTTGCCGCCTCGGCCATCATCTTTCCCCCACCCGAGGTGTGGACGGTGAGCAACGTTGCGCCCATTTCGCCCGCGGCCCGCACCGACGCCGCCACCACGGAGGGTATGTCGTGGAACTTCAGATCCAGGAACACCTCTGCGCCGCCGGCCACGAAGCGCCGGATGAGGTCGGGTCCGGATCGGCCGAACAGGTCCATCTGCAGCTTGTAGCAGTCAACCTTCTTGTCGATGCGGGTAAACCACTCCCAGGCCAGCTTCGGGTCTGCCACGTTCAGCGCCAATGCAATCTTCGTCAAGCCTGCCTCCTTGTCCTGCCCACGATCTCGTCCCAACCGGCTGCGCGGTGCTTCCGGCAGTACTCTCTCAGCCCGGTCCAGACATCGAGCGCCGCCTCGGGATTCACGAGGCTGGCGGTGCCGACCTGTACCATTCGCGCGCCCGCACTCAGGAAGTCAAGTGCGTCGCCCGCGTCCATCATGCCTCCGCACCCGATGACCGGTATCTTCACGGCCGCCGCCACCCGGTCCACGCAGAACAGGGCAAAGGGCTTGAGCGCGGGCCCGGAGATGCCGCCGTTCCTGCCGCCGAGGAAGGGTCTGCCGTTTCCGTCCAAGGCCAGGCCGAACAACGTGTTGATGATAGTGACAGCGTCGGCGCCTGCTGCCTCGGCTGCCTTCGCGGTCTCAGCCGGGTCCACGAAGTTGGCGGTCAGCTTGACGATGACAGTCCTGGCGGTCCTGCTGCGCACCAGGGCAGTTATCGCCTCGACGACGCGCGGCTGCTGTCCGAACAGCGCTCCGCCCTCCTTGACGTTCGGGCAGGAGACATTCACTTCCAGTGCATCCACCGATTCGGAATCGAGCCTCGCCGCCAACTCTCCGTACTCCTCGACCGTGAATCCCGCTATGTTCACCACCACCCGGCACTTCAGTTTGCGCGTGCGTGGCAGCACCTCGGCGCAGAACTCCTCTACTCCGGGGTTCTCCAGTCCAACCGAGTTCAGGATGCCACCCGGGAACTCGCAGATCCTTGGCGGCGCGTTGCCCGCCCGTGGCTGCAGCGTTATCGCCTTGCTGACGACCCCGCCGAGTCGGTTCGCTACCGACGGGAACTTGAGTCCGAACTCAAACGTCCCGGACGCGGCCAGCACC encodes the following:
- a CDS encoding orotate phosphoribosyltransferase; this translates as MAQDLGGLLKKYGVLREGHFLLTSGKHSDKYFEKFRILEQPPVCEAFAAAVADRFRKENASVVCGPTTGGIIIAYEVARQLGSRCVIAEKAELGRKIGRGFRLGAEDRVLVVDDVLTTGGSIKETLAAIEPSGAKVIGVGVYVDRSAGVDFGAPLFGAFRQQVATYEPSACPFCAKGIPLEEPGRSGKK
- the pyrF gene encoding orotidine-5'-phosphate decarboxylase, with amino-acid sequence MDRAERVLPEAPRSRLGRDRGQDKEAGLTKIALALNVADPKLAWEWFTRIDKKVDCYKLQMDLFGRSGPDLIRRFVAGGAEVFLDLKFHDIPSVVAASVRAAGEMGATLLTVHTSGGGKMMAEAAKASATFGVKRPLVLGVTVLTSLDEAELERVTGCRQPVAERVMALARLAKESGCDGVVCSPHEIGVVKEACGREFVVVTPGIRLAQTPSAERRTSNGGAESGPRPSEIGVRTSRDDQARTLTPAEAAKAGADYIVVGRPIYEAPDPLAAIADIRKQMGG
- a CDS encoding dihydroorotate dehydrogenase translates to MNPQVTIGRTTFANPVLAASGTFEFGLKFPSVANRLGGVVSKAITLQPRAGNAPPRICEFPGGILNSVGLENPGVEEFCAEVLPRTRKLKCRVVVNIAGFTVEEYGELAARLDSESVDALEVNVSCPNVKEGGALFGQQPRVVEAITALVRSRTARTVIVKLTANFVDPAETAKAAEAAGADAVTIINTLFGLALDGNGRPFLGGRNGGISGPALKPFALFCVDRVAAAVKIPVIGCGGMMDAGDALDFLSAGARMVQVGTASLVNPEAALDVWTGLREYCRKHRAAGWDEIVGRTRRQA